In the genome of Leeuwenhoekiella sp. MAR_2009_132, one region contains:
- a CDS encoding SusD/RagB family nutrient-binding outer membrane lipoprotein produces MKNKFIILLMLVISAGFSSCDEGLEEVNSNPNDPELVPTANIFASATKSYTDFSRDAFNSGRLTQVWLQYWGQTAYADEDRYLYRETSAQSIYQNTYLVATDFKAILDLNTNEETRDDAAASGDNDNQIAASRIMLSYMFYELTNFFGDVPYYSYGSDDPDFQALNVDNNLTPIFAPQEKIYADILKELRASADMINTSAPVFVSGDNIFNGDAAKWKKFANSLILRVANNLRGTDPATATSAINTAVQSGVMTSNADNAAQAYAAEDLNASPWWRAFVVSGRTDFAVAAPFINLLKGETGNFGLDPRLFEMAAPISASIGSITSNTYERSEDPADYEGAPYAFRNMNGLNFTSYSFTSSNVLKQDYSEVLMEYAEVQFILSEQNNWNQTNYVNGVRASMEKWGVADADIDAFVATLPPASQENVLNQKYIALYMQPNTAYAEYRKSGFPNILLLPGDTVTLPANQIEAQAPANRIESYTFVSGVNGVTDLPFRLRYPQILQTLNRENRAAAAADLANGDTLLSKLFWDVN; encoded by the coding sequence ATGAAAAATAAATTTATAATCCTATTAATGCTTGTCATCTCTGCAGGATTTAGTTCTTGCGATGAAGGCTTAGAAGAAGTGAACAGCAACCCGAACGACCCAGAACTTGTTCCTACTGCTAACATCTTTGCTTCTGCAACAAAAAGCTACACAGATTTTAGTCGTGATGCTTTTAACTCAGGTCGTCTAACTCAAGTTTGGCTTCAGTATTGGGGACAAACTGCATATGCAGATGAAGATCGTTATTTATATCGTGAAACATCAGCACAAAGCATATACCAGAACACCTATTTAGTTGCAACAGATTTCAAAGCAATTCTTGATTTAAATACTAATGAAGAAACGCGCGACGATGCTGCTGCTTCAGGTGATAACGATAATCAAATCGCTGCATCTCGTATTATGTTATCTTATATGTTTTATGAGTTAACAAATTTCTTCGGTGATGTTCCTTACTATTCTTATGGTTCTGATGATCCAGATTTTCAAGCTCTTAATGTAGATAATAATCTGACTCCTATATTTGCTCCACAAGAGAAAATATATGCAGATATTCTTAAAGAACTTAGAGCATCTGCAGATATGATCAATACTAGTGCTCCTGTTTTTGTTAGCGGTGATAACATTTTTAATGGTGATGCTGCAAAATGGAAAAAATTTGCAAACTCTTTAATTTTAAGAGTAGCAAATAACCTTAGAGGTACAGATCCTGCAACAGCGACAAGCGCAATTAATACAGCAGTACAATCTGGAGTAATGACTTCAAACGCTGACAATGCAGCACAGGCATATGCTGCAGAAGACTTAAATGCATCACCTTGGTGGAGAGCATTTGTTGTAAGCGGTCGTACAGATTTTGCAGTAGCAGCTCCATTTATCAATTTGTTAAAAGGAGAAACAGGGAATTTTGGTTTAGATCCTCGTTTATTTGAAATGGCAGCTCCTATATCTGCAAGTATCGGTTCTATTACTAGTAACACTTACGAAAGAAGTGAAGATCCTGCAGATTATGAAGGCGCTCCTTATGCATTTAGAAATATGAACGGTCTTAATTTTACTTCGTATTCATTTACTAGTAGTAATGTATTGAAGCAGGATTATAGTGAAGTTCTTATGGAATATGCTGAAGTACAGTTTATTCTTTCTGAACAAAACAACTGGAATCAAACAAACTATGTTAACGGAGTACGTGCATCTATGGAGAAATGGGGTGTTGCTGATGCAGATATTGATGCTTTTGTAGCGACTCTTCCTCCTGCAAGTCAAGAGAATGTTCTTAACCAAAAGTATATAGCATTATATATGCAACCTAACACTGCATATGCTGAATACAGAAAATCAGGTTTCCCAAACATATTATTACTTCCTGGTGACACGGTAACATTACCAGCAAATCAAATTGAAGCACAAGCTCCTGCAAACCGTATAGAATCATATACTTTCGTTTCAGGTGTAAATGGCGTAACTGATTTACCATTTAGATTGAGATATCCTCAAATCCTACAAACACTTAACCGTGAAAATCGTGCTGCAGCTGCTGCTGACTTAGCTAACGGTGACACATTATTAAGTAAATTATTCTGGGACGTTAACTAA